One Bacteroidota bacterium genomic region harbors:
- the recF gene encoding DNA replication and repair protein RecF (All proteins in this family for which functions are known are DNA-binding proteins that assist the filamentation of RecA onto DNA for the initiation of recombination or recombinational repair.), which produces MRLNRLRLRHFRAHRDAEFLFGPVLNVLVGPNGRGKTNVLEAIHVLCLSRSFLGLEDRHLVQFGRPFFELEGFLESDQGLAWTIRVFYEPESGKRFWLNQAPLERAADLVGRFPVVVLAPQDRDLTAGGPETRRRFLDNVISQASPLYLEDLLAYRRALRQRNALLWKHRQERQSAWLEVLEPWNYALVHYGSRLLWRRMRFLEAFQDLLRRAYEEVAEVSEEPRLVYRPSFEVAPVAGPEAIAERFHEALKEAWPLERRRARTLVGPHLDEVVFYLDGVELRRYASQGQHRSFVLALKWAQYAYLQEVLMERPLLLLDDVLSDLDARRAQAFLEVLRSGRFGQVFLTTTEADLFRQAHPNVRLLEIAAPSCMDLGVGHGQPPLAGTSA; this is translated from the coding sequence ATGCGCCTTAATCGGCTGCGGCTGCGCCACTTTCGGGCCCATCGGGATGCGGAATTTCTTTTCGGGCCCGTCTTGAACGTACTTGTCGGCCCCAACGGAAGGGGCAAAACGAACGTACTAGAGGCCATTCATGTGCTCTGTCTGAGCAGAAGCTTTTTAGGCCTCGAGGACCGTCATTTAGTGCAGTTCGGTCGGCCGTTTTTTGAGCTTGAGGGTTTTTTGGAATCGGATCAAGGCCTGGCCTGGACGATTCGGGTTTTCTATGAGCCCGAATCGGGAAAGCGCTTCTGGCTTAATCAGGCACCCCTAGAACGCGCAGCGGACCTGGTGGGCCGTTTTCCCGTGGTGGTCCTGGCCCCGCAGGATCGAGACCTGACGGCGGGGGGGCCGGAGACGCGACGTCGATTTTTGGACAACGTGATCAGCCAGGCCAGCCCCCTGTATCTGGAGGATCTGCTGGCGTATCGGCGCGCGCTGCGGCAGCGCAACGCCCTGCTCTGGAAGCACCGGCAGGAGCGCCAGTCCGCGTGGCTGGAGGTGCTGGAGCCCTGGAATTACGCCTTGGTGCATTACGGCTCCCGCTTGCTTTGGCGCCGAATGCGCTTCCTAGAAGCCTTTCAGGACCTGCTGCGGCGGGCTTATGAGGAGGTGGCCGAGGTGAGCGAGGAGCCGCGCCTGGTGTATCGCCCCTCCTTTGAGGTGGCGCCTGTAGCGGGCCCGGAGGCCATAGCGGAGCGCTTTCATGAGGCCCTAAAGGAGGCCTGGCCCCTTGAGCGCCGTCGAGCCCGCACCCTGGTGGGGCCCCACCTGGATGAGGTCGTCTTTTACCTGGACGGCGTCGAACTTCGGCGGTACGCCTCTCAGGGGCAGCACCGCAGCTTCGTGCTCGCCCTCAAGTGGGCGCAGTACGCCTACCTGCAGGAGGTCCTGATGGAGCGGCCCCTGTTGCTGCTGGATGACGTCTTAAGCGATCTGGATGCCCGTCGGGCTCAGGCCTTCTTGGAGGTTTTGCGCAGCGGCCGCTTTGGACAGGTGTTTTTGACCACCACGGAGGCCGATCTTTTCAGGCAGGCGCACCCGAATGTGCGTCTGCTGGAGATCGCGGCCCCCTCCTGCATGGACTTGGGAGTCGGACATGGGCAGCCCCCGCTTGCTGGGACAAGCGCTTGA
- the tkt gene encoding transketolase, whose translation MNHRRAIDTIRLLAVDAVEGARSGHPGMPMGAAPMAYVLWTEFLRHNPSNPHWPNRDRFVLSAGHGSMLLYALLYLTGYDLPLEELKRFRQWGSRTPGHPERELTPGVEVTTGPLGQGLATAVGIAAAGKHLAARYNRPGFALFDYRVFVLASDGDLMEGVTAEASALAGHWRLDNLIVLYDDNRITIDGPTELAWSEDVMARYRAYGWYVRAVPDGNHLGMLRKAIRGALEAGRPALLKVRTHIGYGSPNKQDTAKAHGEPLGPEEVRLVKERFGFPPDEAFVVEEPVLRYFRQALRRGRIWENRWNKLLARYRKAYPQEARELEELLTEGGDPSCWWEARPRFEPGTNLATRAASGKTLEAILPRMPFLVGGSADLTPSNNTRPEGTVEDFQQGRYAGRYFRFGVREHAMAAIANGLALSGLRPYVGTFLVFSDYMRPAIRMAALSQIPTIFVCTHDSIGLGEDGPTHQPVEHLASLRAMPNCWLVRPADANETVYAWRIALERRDGPTVLALTRQAVPVLEGTDTEAVLRGGYVLRDAPGPQVVLIATGSEVALALAAWERLRQEGIAARVVSLPCWELFEAQPEAYRRAVLPPGVPKLAIEAGSTLGWDRYADAVLGLDRFGASAPQAVLWERFGFTPERVLERVRALLRAYGGLGADGCSASAVSAHL comes from the coding sequence ATGAACCACAGACGCGCCATCGATACGATCCGCCTGCTGGCCGTTGACGCCGTAGAAGGCGCCCGCTCCGGGCATCCCGGCATGCCCATGGGGGCGGCGCCGATGGCCTACGTGCTCTGGACGGAGTTTTTGCGACATAACCCGAGCAATCCGCATTGGCCCAATCGGGACCGCTTCGTGCTCTCCGCCGGACACGGGTCCATGCTGCTGTACGCCCTGCTTTATCTTACCGGATACGATTTGCCGCTAGAGGAGCTCAAGCGGTTTCGCCAGTGGGGAAGCCGCACCCCCGGGCATCCGGAGCGGGAGCTTACGCCCGGGGTGGAGGTGACCACGGGGCCCCTGGGTCAGGGGTTGGCCACGGCCGTAGGTATAGCCGCGGCGGGCAAGCACCTGGCCGCGCGCTACAACCGGCCCGGCTTTGCGCTTTTCGACTACCGCGTTTTCGTGCTCGCCTCCGACGGGGATCTGATGGAGGGCGTGACCGCGGAGGCCTCCGCGCTGGCCGGGCATTGGAGGCTGGACAACCTCATAGTGCTTTACGACGACAACCGCATCACGATCGACGGCCCCACGGAGCTGGCCTGGAGCGAGGACGTTATGGCCCGCTATCGGGCCTATGGCTGGTATGTGCGCGCAGTGCCCGACGGCAACCACCTGGGCATGTTGCGCAAGGCCATTCGCGGGGCGCTCGAGGCGGGCCGGCCGGCCCTTCTGAAGGTGCGCACGCACATCGGCTACGGAAGCCCCAACAAGCAAGATACGGCCAAGGCCCACGGAGAGCCGCTGGGCCCAGAAGAGGTGCGCCTGGTCAAGGAGCGCTTTGGCTTTCCTCCGGATGAGGCCTTCGTGGTCGAAGAGCCCGTGCTGCGCTACTTTCGGCAAGCCTTGCGGCGAGGGCGCATCTGGGAGAACCGATGGAACAAGCTGTTGGCCCGCTACCGAAAGGCCTACCCGCAGGAGGCCCGCGAGCTGGAGGAGCTGCTCACGGAGGGCGGTGATCCGAGCTGCTGGTGGGAGGCGCGCCCTCGATTCGAGCCGGGAACGAATCTGGCCACGCGAGCCGCCTCGGGCAAGACGTTGGAAGCGATCTTGCCCCGGATGCCCTTCTTGGTGGGCGGCTCGGCTGATCTGACCCCCTCCAACAACACGCGTCCGGAGGGCACGGTGGAGGACTTTCAGCAGGGGCGTTATGCGGGGCGTTACTTTCGCTTCGGGGTTCGGGAGCACGCCATGGCCGCCATCGCCAACGGCCTGGCCTTGAGCGGTCTGCGTCCCTATGTGGGCACGTTTTTGGTCTTCAGCGACTACATGCGGCCCGCGATCCGGATGGCGGCTTTGTCCCAGATTCCCACGATCTTCGTGTGCACGCACGACTCGATCGGGCTCGGCGAAGATGGCCCCACGCACCAGCCTGTAGAGCATCTAGCCTCCCTGCGTGCCATGCCCAACTGCTGGCTCGTCCGCCCCGCCGACGCCAACGAGACCGTCTACGCCTGGCGCATCGCGCTCGAACGCCGCGATGGCCCCACGGTGCTCGCCCTCACCCGACAGGCTGTGCCCGTGCTGGAGGGCACGGATACGGAGGCGGTCCTGCGGGGCGGATACGTGCTGCGGGACGCTCCTGGGCCTCAGGTGGTGCTCATCGCCACGGGATCAGAGGTGGCCTTGGCCTTGGCCGCCTGGGAACGGCTGCGGCAGGAGGGTATAGCGGCTCGCGTGGTGAGCCTGCCCTGTTGGGAGCTTTTCGAAGCCCAGCCGGAGGCCTACCGGCGCGCCGTTCTGCCTCCAGGCGTTCCGAAACTGGCCATCGAGGCGGGCAGCACGCTGGGCTGGGACCGTTATGCGGATGCCGTGCTGGGGCTGGACCGATTCGGGGCCTCGGCTCCACAGGCGGTCTTGTGGGAGCGGTTCGGCTTCACCCCAGAACGGGTGTTGGAGCGCGTGCGCGCGCTCCTGAGGGCGTACGGAGGGCTCGGGGCCGACGGCTGCTCGGCCTCCGCTGTTTCGGCGCATCTGTAA
- the glnA gene encoding type I glutamate--ammonia ligase, which produces MPPPITMDMPLELRREAIRQVFDLIEQTGAQMVDIRFVDFLGQQQHFSIPVAHFKPEIFDEGVGFDGSSIRGWKSIHESDMLVLPDPTTAFVDPFFQHKTVVLLGEIHEPGTLEPFPRCPRGIARRAEQYLKQTGIADVAYFGPEAEFFVFDHASFDEGPNHAFYKLDSDEGFWNRGRHDSLGYKPTTKGGYFPVPPTDSLQNLRAEMVLHMLSIGIEVEAQHHEVASGGQCEIDIRYLPLLKCADALLNYKYIVKNTAWKHGKTVTFMPKPIFGDNGSGMHVHMSLWKDGQPLFSGGGYAGLSQLALWFIGGILHHAPAVIAFTNPTTNSFRRLVPGFEAPVNLVYSARNRSAAVRIPVYSDSPKAKRIEARFPDPSCNPYLAFSALLLAGLDGIRKQIDPGAPVDKDIYHLDPAELAALPQAPKALEEALEALERDHEFLLVGGVFSEDVIQAWIKYKYDNEVQQMRMRPHPHEFMLYFDV; this is translated from the coding sequence ATGCCACCCCCGATTACCATGGACATGCCTCTGGAGCTGCGCAGAGAGGCCATCCGGCAGGTCTTCGACCTCATCGAGCAGACCGGCGCCCAGATGGTGGACATCCGCTTCGTCGACTTTCTGGGGCAGCAACAGCACTTCTCCATTCCCGTTGCGCATTTCAAGCCGGAGATCTTCGACGAGGGCGTAGGCTTCGATGGCTCCTCGATTCGGGGCTGGAAGAGCATCCACGAATCGGACATGCTCGTGCTGCCGGACCCCACGACGGCCTTCGTGGATCCGTTCTTCCAGCACAAGACCGTGGTCCTGCTGGGGGAGATCCACGAGCCGGGGACCTTGGAGCCCTTTCCCCGCTGCCCTCGAGGCATCGCCCGCCGGGCCGAGCAGTATCTGAAGCAAACCGGCATCGCGGACGTGGCCTATTTCGGTCCGGAGGCGGAGTTCTTCGTTTTTGATCACGCCTCCTTTGACGAGGGTCCCAATCACGCCTTTTATAAGCTGGATTCCGATGAGGGCTTCTGGAACCGCGGCCGGCACGATAGTCTGGGATACAAGCCCACCACAAAGGGGGGTTACTTCCCCGTGCCGCCTACGGATTCGCTGCAGAACCTGCGGGCCGAAATGGTGCTGCACATGCTCTCCATCGGGATCGAGGTCGAAGCGCAGCATCATGAGGTGGCCTCCGGCGGGCAGTGCGAAATCGACATCCGCTACCTGCCCCTGCTCAAGTGCGCCGATGCGCTGTTGAACTACAAGTACATCGTCAAGAACACGGCCTGGAAGCACGGCAAGACCGTCACCTTTATGCCCAAGCCCATCTTCGGCGACAACGGATCCGGTATGCACGTGCACATGTCCTTGTGGAAGGATGGGCAGCCGCTTTTCTCTGGAGGTGGGTATGCGGGTTTGAGCCAGCTCGCCCTTTGGTTTATCGGCGGGATCTTGCACCATGCGCCGGCTGTGATCGCTTTCACGAATCCGACCACGAACTCTTTCCGCCGTCTGGTTCCGGGCTTCGAGGCTCCGGTGAACCTGGTCTACTCCGCCCGTAACCGCAGCGCGGCCGTGCGCATCCCCGTTTACTCCGACAGTCCGAAGGCCAAGCGCATCGAGGCCCGATTCCCGGATCCCTCCTGCAACCCGTACTTGGCCTTCTCGGCCCTGCTGCTGGCCGGCCTAGATGGGATTCGCAAGCAGATCGATCCCGGCGCGCCGGTTGACAAGGACATCTACCACCTGGATCCGGCCGAGTTGGCCGCGTTGCCTCAGGCCCCCAAGGCGCTCGAGGAGGCCCTCGAGGCTCTGGAGCGGGATCACGAGTTTCTGCTTGTAGGGGGGGTCTTCAGCGAAGACGTCATCCAGGCCTGGATCAAATACAAATACGACAACGAAGTGCAGCAAATGCGCATGCGGCCGCATCCGCATGAGTTTATGCTGTACTTCGACGTATAG
- a CDS encoding M28 family metallopeptidase, translating to MRHVILLCTWLVPTGLSWAQGLDSAAIVRTYRPVAERIIREATRDSFAYARLAELCDRFGPRFSGTPNLERAIDWILEQMRADGLENVRGEPVPVPRWVRGEESAELLAPVRRRLPMLGLGGSIGTPPEGITAEVLVVRDFEELRRRAHEARGRIVLFNAPFTNYGETVRYRTQGAIEAARAGAVASLIRSVTPFSLQTPHTGSMSYDPQVPRIPHAAITVEDAELIARFAARGERPVVRLQMGARQLPDTLSRNVIAELIGRERPEEVVVIGGHIDSWDVGQGAMDDAGGCVATWEAVRLLKRLGLRPRRTIRVVLWTNEENGLRGALAYAERYRQTRHVLAIESDAGVFRPLGFGFTGSEAAYRIVRAIGSLLMPIGAHQISRGGGGADIGPLMRQGVPGMGLVVDGTRYFWYHHTEADTVDKLDPGELNLCIAALAIMAYVVAELPEGLPRD from the coding sequence ATGCGTCACGTGATCCTGCTTTGCACCTGGCTTGTGCCCACTGGCCTCAGCTGGGCACAGGGGCTGGATTCGGCTGCGATCGTGCGCACCTACCGGCCCGTCGCCGAGCGCATTATCCGGGAGGCCACGCGCGACAGCTTCGCCTATGCGCGCTTGGCGGAGCTTTGCGATCGCTTTGGGCCTCGCTTCAGCGGTACGCCGAACCTGGAGCGGGCCATCGACTGGATTTTGGAGCAGATGCGGGCCGATGGACTGGAGAACGTGCGAGGGGAGCCCGTGCCGGTGCCCCGCTGGGTGCGCGGGGAAGAGTCGGCTGAACTCCTGGCCCCCGTGCGCCGCCGGCTGCCCATGCTCGGCCTAGGGGGCAGCATCGGCACCCCCCCTGAGGGCATCACGGCCGAGGTCTTGGTCGTGCGCGATTTCGAGGAGCTACGCCGTCGCGCCCATGAAGCCCGCGGCAGGATCGTGCTCTTCAACGCTCCGTTTACGAACTACGGCGAAACGGTGCGCTACCGCACCCAAGGGGCTATCGAGGCCGCGCGCGCAGGCGCCGTGGCGAGCCTGATCCGTTCGGTAACGCCGTTTTCCCTGCAAACGCCGCACACGGGCAGCATGAGCTACGACCCGCAGGTGCCGCGCATTCCGCATGCGGCCATAACCGTGGAGGACGCGGAGCTGATCGCGCGCTTTGCGGCCCGCGGAGAGCGCCCCGTGGTCCGCCTGCAGATGGGAGCGCGGCAGCTACCGGATACGCTTTCGCGCAACGTGATCGCGGAGCTCATCGGCCGGGAACGGCCCGAGGAGGTGGTCGTAATCGGCGGGCACATCGACTCTTGGGACGTCGGCCAGGGCGCCATGGACGACGCCGGGGGCTGCGTAGCGACCTGGGAGGCCGTGCGCCTGCTCAAACGCCTCGGCCTACGGCCTCGGCGCACGATTCGGGTCGTGCTCTGGACAAACGAAGAAAACGGGCTGCGCGGGGCGCTGGCCTACGCGGAACGCTACCGGCAGACTCGACACGTGCTGGCCATCGAGTCCGACGCGGGGGTCTTTCGCCCGCTCGGCTTCGGCTTTACGGGATCGGAGGCGGCCTACAGGATCGTGCGCGCGATCGGCTCCCTGCTGATGCCCATCGGAGCCCACCAGATCAGCCGAGGGGGCGGGGGCGCCGACATAGGCCCTCTTATGCGCCAGGGGGTCCCCGGAATGGGGCTTGTGGTCGACGGAACGCGCTACTTCTGGTATCACCACACGGAGGCCGACACGGTCGATAAACTCGATCCCGGGGAGCTCAACCTGTGCATCGCGGCCCTGGCCATCATGGCCTACGTGGTGGCCGAGCTTCCAGAGGGGCTGCCGCGAGATTAG
- a CDS encoding prephenate dehydrogenase/arogenate dehydrogenase family protein: MKRVAILGTGLIGASLGLAIRRAQPEWIRVGYDEPRALRLALERGAVQEAAPSAQKAVQEADLVVLAAPVGAIEELLRRIGPHLEDGALVTDTGSVKSSVLASARRWLPPRAYFVGGHPMAGSERSGPEHAQAELFRGATYALCPLDEPSWQAAGFLVELLQKIGARPLRLEAQEHDRVVAATSHLPQLVATVLMQTIGELGGSDPLYRALAGGGFRDMTRLAGSSFGIWRDILEHNLPEVLAALGAFTRHMERLLSELEFRSWNAVAERFEQARAHREAFRRQTEGS, from the coding sequence ATGAAGCGCGTCGCCATCTTGGGCACAGGCCTCATCGGGGCCTCCCTGGGCTTGGCCATCCGGCGCGCCCAGCCCGAGTGGATCCGGGTGGGCTACGATGAGCCCCGGGCGCTTCGGCTCGCTCTGGAACGGGGCGCGGTGCAGGAAGCCGCCCCGTCGGCGCAAAAAGCGGTACAAGAGGCCGACCTGGTGGTGCTGGCCGCTCCGGTGGGGGCGATCGAAGAACTGCTGCGCCGGATCGGCCCTCATTTGGAGGACGGCGCCTTGGTCACGGACACGGGAAGCGTGAAAAGTTCCGTCCTGGCCAGCGCCCGCCGGTGGCTACCCCCTCGGGCTTACTTCGTCGGGGGCCATCCTATGGCCGGATCGGAGCGCTCCGGACCTGAACATGCTCAAGCGGAGCTTTTCAGGGGGGCCACGTATGCGCTCTGCCCCCTGGATGAACCCAGCTGGCAGGCGGCTGGGTTTCTGGTGGAGCTGCTTCAGAAGATCGGCGCTCGCCCTTTAAGGCTAGAGGCGCAGGAGCACGATCGCGTTGTGGCCGCCACAAGCCACTTGCCCCAGCTTGTGGCCACCGTGCTCATGCAGACTATCGGAGAGCTGGGGGGCTCTGACCCCCTATACCGCGCTCTTGCGGGAGGCGGGTTTCGGGATATGACCCGCCTTGCGGGCTCTTCGTTTGGGATCTGGCGCGACATCTTGGAGCACAACCTGCCGGAGGTCTTGGCCGCGCTGGGAGCTTTCACGCGGCATATGGAGCGGCTTTTAAGCGAGCTGGAGTTTCGCTCCTGGAATGCCGTAGCGGAGCGCTTTGAGCAAGCCCGCGCCCACCGGGAGGCCTTCAGGCGGCAGACGGAGGGCTCATAG
- a CDS encoding cytidine deaminase, translated as MRADVANRLLRAAEQAAFCSYAPYSGRPAGCAVWTASGEVIGGTRVENASYGLLIDPLQNALSTAFAYGREPVVAIALTEPFSQTDLALCAGWIEEAWLIDPDGFALLGQRLGRPAKTGPPMLPEAWRLLDPFLSQGEEAKGLLLARQAAQRARAPESGFRVGCAIQTADGRWVLGCNVEHAHWRHTLCAERNALGTLLSYGGPRARALYISTDRGWPCPPCGACRQVIVELVPPEAEIVFSEDGRLPASALLPSGFRPELLARSP; from the coding sequence GTGCGTGCAGACGTAGCCAATCGCCTGCTAAGGGCGGCCGAGCAAGCGGCCTTCTGCAGCTATGCACCCTACAGCGGTCGTCCAGCTGGATGCGCCGTTTGGACGGCCTCCGGTGAGGTCATAGGGGGAACGCGCGTAGAGAACGCCTCATACGGCCTGCTCATCGACCCCCTGCAGAACGCGCTAAGCACCGCCTTTGCATATGGACGGGAGCCTGTGGTGGCGATCGCGCTCACAGAGCCGTTTTCGCAGACAGATCTGGCCCTATGCGCCGGCTGGATAGAGGAGGCATGGCTGATCGACCCGGACGGCTTCGCCTTGCTCGGGCAGCGCCTGGGCCGGCCAGCAAAGACGGGGCCCCCGATGCTTCCAGAGGCCTGGAGGTTGCTCGATCCGTTTCTGAGCCAAGGCGAAGAGGCGAAGGGGCTTCTGCTGGCCCGTCAAGCCGCCCAAAGGGCCCGAGCGCCGGAGTCGGGCTTTCGCGTGGGCTGCGCAATACAGACCGCCGACGGCCGCTGGGTGCTGGGATGCAACGTCGAGCACGCCCACTGGCGGCATACGCTCTGCGCCGAGCGCAACGCCTTGGGAACCCTGCTGAGTTACGGAGGGCCACGGGCTCGGGCGCTTTACATCAGCACCGATCGGGGCTGGCCCTGCCCGCCTTGTGGGGCCTGTCGGCAGGTGATCGTTGAACTAGTGCCGCCGGAGGCGGAGATCGTGTTTTCCGAAGACGGGCGTCTTCCGGCCTCGGCGCTATTGCCCTCGGGCTTTCGGCCGGAGCTACTGGCCCGCTCCCCATGA
- a CDS encoding DUF721 domain-containing protein — MGSPRLLGQALEDWIRQAGLEKPFYEARAAVEWFEVAGPQIARVTQKAWVERGRLYVRIASPVWRQELHLSRSHWRERINERLGRAVIEEVVFC, encoded by the coding sequence ATGGGCAGCCCCCGCTTGCTGGGACAAGCGCTTGAGGATTGGATCCGACAGGCCGGCCTAGAAAAGCCCTTCTACGAGGCCCGGGCCGCGGTGGAATGGTTTGAGGTGGCCGGACCCCAGATCGCCCGCGTTACCCAAAAAGCCTGGGTGGAGCGCGGCCGTCTTTACGTGCGCATCGCAAGCCCCGTCTGGCGCCAGGAGCTGCACCTGAGCCGTTCACACTGGCGAGAGCGCATCAACGAGCGGCTTGGCCGAGCCGTGATCGAAGAGGTGGTCTTCTGCTAA
- a CDS encoding D-aminoacylase has product MRWLGLLTSALLVGSAWAQEFDVLIRGGRVLDGTGNPWFYADIGIRGDRIAAIGNLQHATARRVINATGLYVCPGFIDLHSHADDSSPAYRGLRHEDARRRSGPNLISQGITTVVVNQDGRSPWPIQEQRAQMERLGIGPNAILLVGHGTVRAQVMGQDFRRPATPEEIERMRALVRQGMQEGAWGLSAGLEYVPGRWSTTDELIALVREIVPYGGVYIAHERSEGRTPMWYWPSQDPPGPPTLLDAVQETIEIGRQTGAVVVASHIKAKNYGYWGSSQAAIYLIDEARKQGVQIYADQYTYTTSGSDGNTVLIPDWVFAGIARGTDGQRPDYKAHFERALAERGQALRADIQHEIERRGGPDRIVLFEYPDSSLIGKSLAEVARAWGLSPVEAAIRIQREGFNRPGGARMRGFSMDELDVRLYMQQPWTATATDGGIALPEDGPAVHPRFYGTYPRKIARYARDWGVISLEQAIRSSSGLPAQILGLKDRGYIREGYYADLVIFDLDRIEDKATFFDPHQHAEGIRYVFVNGVPVLDEGRLTGALPGRVLTPRPLGPPTAAPRRGR; this is encoded by the coding sequence ATGCGATGGCTAGGGCTCTTAACAAGCGCTTTGCTTGTCGGCTCCGCCTGGGCGCAAGAGTTTGACGTGCTCATCCGCGGCGGGCGCGTGCTCGACGGCACAGGCAATCCCTGGTTTTACGCGGACATCGGCATCCGTGGGGACCGAATTGCGGCGATCGGCAATCTTCAGCACGCTACGGCCCGCCGGGTGATCAACGCCACGGGGTTGTACGTATGCCCGGGCTTTATCGACCTGCATTCGCACGCCGACGATAGCTCCCCGGCCTATCGAGGGCTGCGGCATGAGGACGCCCGGCGCCGAAGCGGGCCCAACCTGATCAGCCAGGGGATCACGACCGTGGTCGTCAACCAGGACGGCCGCTCCCCTTGGCCTATTCAGGAGCAGCGCGCGCAGATGGAAAGGCTCGGAATCGGCCCCAATGCGATCTTGCTTGTGGGTCACGGCACGGTGCGCGCGCAGGTGATGGGACAAGATTTCCGACGGCCGGCCACCCCGGAGGAGATCGAGCGCATGCGCGCGCTCGTGCGTCAGGGCATGCAGGAGGGCGCTTGGGGGCTTTCAGCCGGACTGGAGTACGTGCCCGGTCGCTGGAGCACGACCGATGAGCTCATCGCCTTGGTGCGCGAGATCGTCCCATATGGGGGCGTCTATATCGCCCATGAACGCAGCGAGGGCCGCACTCCCATGTGGTATTGGCCGAGCCAAGACCCGCCGGGTCCACCTACGTTGCTCGATGCCGTGCAAGAGACGATCGAGATCGGCCGGCAGACCGGCGCCGTCGTGGTGGCTTCGCACATCAAGGCCAAAAACTACGGCTATTGGGGTTCCAGTCAAGCGGCAATTTACCTCATCGATGAGGCCCGCAAACAGGGGGTTCAGATCTACGCCGATCAGTACACCTACACGACCTCGGGTTCTGATGGCAATACGGTGCTCATTCCGGATTGGGTCTTTGCCGGCATAGCTCGGGGCACCGATGGGCAACGACCCGACTACAAGGCCCATTTCGAGCGCGCGCTGGCCGAGCGCGGCCAGGCCTTGCGAGCGGATATCCAACATGAGATCGAACGCCGCGGAGGGCCGGATCGGATCGTGCTTTTCGAGTATCCGGACTCCTCCCTGATCGGCAAATCGCTGGCCGAAGTGGCGCGGGCTTGGGGGCTTTCCCCCGTGGAGGCGGCCATCCGCATACAGCGCGAAGGCTTCAATCGGCCTGGTGGGGCGCGCATGCGGGGCTTTTCCATGGATGAGCTGGACGTGCGGCTCTACATGCAGCAGCCCTGGACGGCCACGGCCACAGACGGCGGCATCGCGCTGCCCGAGGACGGCCCGGCGGTGCACCCGCGTTTCTATGGCACCTATCCGCGCAAGATCGCCCGTTACGCGCGCGACTGGGGCGTGATCTCCCTGGAGCAGGCCATCCGCAGCTCCAGCGGGCTGCCGGCCCAGATCCTGGGGCTTAAGGATCGCGGCTACATCCGCGAGGGCTACTATGCGGATTTGGTGATCTTCGATTTGGATCGGATCGAGGACAAGGCCACCTTCTTCGATCCCCATCAGCATGCCGAGGGGATCCGATACGTGTTCGTAAACGGCGTACCAGTGCTCGATGAGGGCCGGCTGACGGGCGCGCTTCCCGGCAGGGTGCTTACGCCGCGGCCGCTCGGTCCCCCGACGGCCGCTCCGCGCCGGGGGCGCTAA
- a CDS encoding DUF3098 domain-containing protein: MSAPLRRRRTASKPPSVQLPFEPINYGLLILGVVLIGAGFLAMRLENAVDGWVSLYLAPLVILAGFVQIGVAILYRAEP; the protein is encoded by the coding sequence ATGTCCGCACCACTGCGACGGCGCCGGACGGCCTCGAAGCCTCCCAGCGTGCAACTTCCCTTCGAGCCCATCAACTACGGGCTTCTGATTCTGGGTGTCGTATTAATCGGCGCGGGCTTCCTGGCTATGCGGCTGGAGAACGCCGTAGACGGCTGGGTTTCCCTGTATCTGGCCCCTCTGGTGATCTTGGCCGGCTTCGTGCAGATCGGGGTAGCTATTCTATACCGCGCCGAACCGTAG
- a CDS encoding Lrp/AsnC family transcriptional regulator has translation MHQETLDPIDLQILLLLQARGRMKRNELAERVGLSLPAVSERMRKLEVRGIIEGYHAVVAHKPLGIDITAFVRVFVDGSRYYSGFVQRATALAEVLECHSITGEGSHLLKVRTRNTTTLERLLSTIQAWPGVRQTQTSIVLSTFKETRALPLEPSERHVELETPK, from the coding sequence ATGCATCAGGAAACTCTAGACCCGATCGATCTGCAGATTTTGCTGTTGTTACAGGCTCGCGGGCGCATGAAGCGCAACGAGCTGGCCGAGCGCGTTGGGCTGTCGCTTCCGGCTGTCTCGGAGCGGATGCGCAAGCTTGAGGTGCGGGGCATAATCGAGGGTTATCATGCCGTGGTGGCCCACAAGCCCCTGGGGATCGATATCACGGCTTTCGTGCGGGTCTTCGTGGACGGCTCCCGTTATTATAGCGGCTTTGTGCAGCGGGCCACGGCGCTAGCCGAGGTGCTGGAGTGTCATTCTATTACGGGTGAGGGCTCGCATCTGTTGAAGGTGCGCACGCGCAACACAACCACGCTGGAGCGGTTGCTCTCGACCATTCAAGCCTGGCCTGGGGTCAGGCAGACGCAGACGAGCATCGTGCTTTCCACTTTCAAGGAAACGCGCGCGTTGCCCCTTGAGCCCTCCGAGCGCCATGTCGAGCTTGAAACCCCTAAATGA